In Geothermobacter ehrlichii, the sequence GTTCTGGATGTCGTTGGAGATCTGTTCCTCGTTGTAGTAGTAGAGGGATTCGCGCACTTCCTGCAGTACCGTGTAGTCGTACATGCGCAGCAGCGAATCCATGAAGCCCTCGGGGAGCTGCTTCTTCAGCTCCGGGTGGGTTCTGGAGAAGAAGCGGACCACCGTGGTCATGTCGATCAGCTGATCCTTGCGCGACATGGTGGAGAAGAGGTCGTTGAAGATGCGGATCGAGTCGCGGCCGGAAACACCCTTGAAGCCTTCGGTTTCCGATTCGGCAATGATCTTGCGCCGGCGCTTGGCGGTGAGCCGCTTGCGGTCTTCGCTGGTCAGCCATTCGGGGATGTGGCCGGTGAATATCTCCATCTTCAGCAGCAGCAGGTTTTCGTCGCAGTACAGGGCGTATTTCTTCGGATCCTCGATCCAGTCGAGCATCGCCTGTGAGGTTGGGTTGAGCCGCGAGGCGATGATCACCCGGGCGAAGTTGTGCAGCACCCGCGGCAGGAAGGCCTCTTCGATATGTTTGCCGAAATGGTGCCGGTAAATCTCGACCTCAGTCTTCAGATCGAGCACGTAGGGGATCTTGATGGTTTCGGTGCGGTCGGTGAAGGACTGGAAATTTTCGATGTTGTCCCGGTCCTCCGGGTTGAGCAGGGCGATGAACATGGAGTTGACGTTCTCCTCGATATCCTCGACCTTGTGCACGCCCTCGCTGATGATGTTGTGCAGCTCGAAGAAGCGGTCCTTGTTGTGCGACTTGATGTCCATCAGGGCGTAGATGCCGTTGTTGGTCCTGGCGAACCGCGAATAGATGTAGCGCACCCGGTTGCTGTCCCGCAGGATGTCGTCGATGCGCGACTGCAGGATGGGGTTGGTCAGGATGCTCTCCTTGGCCGGGGCATCGCCGGGGCTGAAGACGCTGATCCCCTCACCGAGCCGTCGGTTGAAGCGGAAGGGGCGGGCATGCAGCATCTTCAGTACTTCGGCCGGACTGCCGAGCTTGTCGAGCAGGGCCTCGTAGAGGGAAGTGCAGATGGTGCAGGCCTGGTCCCTGAATACCCACTCGTATTCTTTTTCGGTGAAGATCTCGTACTTGTGCTTGGTGTTGGCGAACAGGTCGTCGATGAAGGAGCGGCGCAGCTCCTTGGGCACGATGAGAATCGGACTGTCATGGCTGGGGCAGGGAACTTCCACGATGTGGGCCGATTCGTAGGCGTTTTTCTGCGCCTGGATGATGTCGTCCTGCAGGCTGGCCGTCTTGTCCAGCATTTGCGACAGCCGGTTGATCAGCAGACTGGTTTCCCGTTCGTCGAAACGGATGAGCACCTCCTTGTCGAGCCGCCACACCGCCTCGTAGCGGCAGCCTTCCGGGCTGTTGGCGTATTCCTCGAACTTTTTCAGCAGGTTGTTGAGAAAGGTGCTCTTTCCGCTGCCGTGCGGCCCTTCGAAGATGTAGATCTTGTTCTGCTGGGCGCTGCGCTGCAGGGTGCCGGCCAGGGCGACCAGCCGGTTGGCGAAGAGCCGGTCGGCGAAGAAGGGGCGGTCGGTGTCCTCGACGAAGAGGCGGCTGCAGTCGTAGGCCATGTAGTGGATCGACTCCGGGTCCCCCTCGTATTCGTCCGTGCCGGCCTCGATGCAGGTCTGGATCAGGTCGGAAAAGACCTGGAAGACGTTACGCAGGACCAGGGCCGGATTGCGGCTGAGGTGCTCGAGGTACTGCTCGAAGCGGATGGTCTGCGGCTTCTTCTGCCGCCGCAGGGAGCGGTCGATGTTGGTCAGGGCCTGGTCGATCTTTTTCATGCCGCGTCCAGTTCTTCCCGCTTGAGTTGACGCTGCTGCATCCGGTAGCGGACTCGGATCCACTTCGGTTCGGCAGGTTCCCCTGAGCGGGACGGCGGAGCCGGCGCCATTTCGTGGGTTTCGAGTTCGACCGGCCCGCCCCAGAGATATTCGATCCCGATCATGGTTCCGTGGATGTACTCCTGCACCAGCGGCCGTCCCTCGAAGACGTGTACCAGTTTCAGGGTTCCATTGTCGCTGCTGCTGGCGTCGATGCGGATGCGGGGTGGATGGTAGAGGCTGTCGAGCAGCATGCGGCGGTAGTCTTCGGCCCGCCGGCTGCCGACCCGGTATTCCCAGACCATCCGCTCCTCGTTGAGCCGCTTTTCGCTGACGAAAAGCCGGTAACGGTCGATGAAGTCCTGGTCGACGAACTGGTTGATGAAGAGGAAGTCGGACAGGTTCTCCCGCACCAGGAAGATGGTCTCCTTCCCCCGGCCGGTATTGCGGTCGAAGCCGGCCCGCTGGTGCCGGTCGCGCAGTTTCTGGTAGTCCCAGTCGAGCTGGCCGCGGTCGGCCTTCTCCTCGATGTGGCGGAAGAGGCGCAGGCCGATGGCATAGGGATTCAGGCCGACCCGCGGCAGGGCGGTGACGAAGGCGTTGACCCGGGCGAAATTGATTTCGTGACCGCGGATCCGGTCGTCGGTGAGGAAGAGCTCCTCGTGCCAGTAGCTGGCCCAGCCCTCGTTCATGATCTTGGTGCGGATCTGCGGCTGGAAATAGAGGCTGGTGTTGCGTACCACGTGCAGGACCGACTGCATCCACTTGTTCTCTTCGCGGTTGAGGAATTCGGAATGCTCCAGCAAAAAGAGCATCAGGTCGTCGTCACGTTTCGGACGACTGGCGACATGCTTCTGGTAGAGGGCTTCGAATTCGGGATATTTCTTGACCGTGTCGGCGAAGAAGGCCTGTTCGCACAGCTCGCCCGCTTCCCGGACGCAGGCGTTGTAGCGGTCGATCTCATCGAGATATTCCCGGGTTCGAACCTTGCGTATCTGTTGCAGAAAGATGTCGAAATAGTAATCGATCCGGCTGCTGGCCTTGATCTGGCGGGGGCGGTGCAGGTCGCCGAGCAGGCCGTGATAGTCGACCAGATTGTCGATGCTGAGCGAAAATTCGATCACATAGTCGACCCAGCGGCCGTAACGCGACCGCAGCTGGGCGATCAGCCGTTTGTCGGCCAGGGCCTGGGCGGTGAAATCGAAATCCCAGGTGTGGCGGAAATAGAGATTGTTCTGG encodes:
- a CDS encoding serine protein kinase PrkA, with protein sequence MKKIDQALTNIDRSLRRQKKPQTIRFEQYLEHLSRNPALVLRNVFQVFSDLIQTCIEAGTDEYEGDPESIHYMAYDCSRLFVEDTDRPFFADRLFANRLVALAGTLQRSAQQNKIYIFEGPHGSGKSTFLNNLLKKFEEYANSPEGCRYEAVWRLDKEVLIRFDERETSLLINRLSQMLDKTASLQDDIIQAQKNAYESAHIVEVPCPSHDSPILIVPKELRRSFIDDLFANTKHKYEIFTEKEYEWVFRDQACTICTSLYEALLDKLGSPAEVLKMLHARPFRFNRRLGEGISVFSPGDAPAKESILTNPILQSRIDDILRDSNRVRYIYSRFARTNNGIYALMDIKSHNKDRFFELHNIISEGVHKVEDIEENVNSMFIALLNPEDRDNIENFQSFTDRTETIKIPYVLDLKTEVEIYRHHFGKHIEEAFLPRVLHNFARVIIASRLNPTSQAMLDWIEDPKKYALYCDENLLLLKMEIFTGHIPEWLTSEDRKRLTAKRRRKIIAESETEGFKGVSGRDSIRIFNDLFSTMSRKDQLIDMTTVVRFFSRTHPELKKQLPEGFMDSLLRMYDYTVLQEVRESLYYYNEEQISNDIQNYLFALNYDLGSKVTNRFNGQKVEVTEEFLSTIENRLLGAGASSEQRQAFRLETQKEYTARTLTQEIMVEGHPLTETELYRRLYERYVDSLKEKALDPFLENENFRRAIKDYEREEFRTYDRKIREDVSYLIQNLCERHNYSKKGAKEVCIYVIDNNLTGKFS
- a CDS encoding SpoVR family protein; its protein translation is MELIDQHTKRIMEGCKERARDAGLSFSDETLEYIVSNRDLLELTPKNMIPTMYDYWVHDVEVMRERGRYELYPDNPFETVINTRPAISFYNDNNPDWLNVMIFYHVLAHIDFFQNNLYFRHTWDFDFTAQALADKRLIAQLRSRYGRWVDYVIEFSLSIDNLVDYHGLLGDLHRPRQIKASSRIDYYFDIFLQQIRKVRTREYLDEIDRYNACVREAGELCEQAFFADTVKKYPEFEALYQKHVASRPKRDDDLMLFLLEHSEFLNREENKWMQSVLHVVRNTSLYFQPQIRTKIMNEGWASYWHEELFLTDDRIRGHEINFARVNAFVTALPRVGLNPYAIGLRLFRHIEEKADRGQLDWDYQKLRDRHQRAGFDRNTGRGKETIFLVRENLSDFLFINQFVDQDFIDRYRLFVSEKRLNEERMVWEYRVGSRRAEDYRRMLLDSLYHPPRIRIDASSSDNGTLKLVHVFEGRPLVQEYIHGTMIGIEYLWGGPVELETHEMAPAPPSRSGEPAEPKWIRVRYRMQQRQLKREELDAA